In a genomic window of Halictus rubicundus isolate RS-2024b unplaced genomic scaffold, iyHalRubi1_principal scaffold0163, whole genome shotgun sequence:
- the LOC143363885 gene encoding uncharacterized protein LOC143363885, producing the protein MASQDKAQPSERDLIRKRATIKTKLTLFKEALELSAEDNQFESRLNERAEFEAQYFETLAMARQLEGEHDRAQAQADRLAINAQLSHSQQFSGLGAGNSNADSPLTVHSETHTQVKLPTMQLPEFSGSCDGWPSFSDAFRAAVHDDVKLRGVQKLVYLKSCVKGQAAGLIESLETTEANYSVAWDILEKTYNDPRIIINNRIQAFFELQACTRNVNKSLTDLTHLVTKHYNALKALKKPFLESFPIYAITSKLDDQTRLKWREHTQDTEIPSMDDLLQFLHSRCKILEPARNEPIKATSQSFTNPNIRIRKLSNSNVHALTLSVQKGRCALCKGNHYIQYCQKFLSTTVERRIEIVQKAGLCINCLRPNHDVTKCTFGTCKQCNEKHNTLLHKEPSARLATVVSLKSILGIETFISTAVVYIPDKAGRLISCRVILDSASQSNLMTERFAKRLGLSLKGTNIPIIGVNKGVSNTMHYSRATIQSRINKFTADATFFILPSITATLPSKQISKTQLQIPSNLPLADPNFNVPSEIDALLGVDLFYEVQCVGKINLANSSLILSKTKFGWVLAGTVPGENSNQATHCHVTRISLNDNISRFWELEEIPQRPVLSIDESTCEKHYVEHITRDSVTGKYTVKLPFKSFPPNLGDSYKAALRRFHALETKLAREPALREEYVNFLREYQKLGHMTKLESANTTEGYYLPHHAIVKTDSLTTKVRVVFDASAKTTSGQSLNDNILTGPTIQEELYALLIKFRTYTYVITADIEKMYRQIEVSSDHRIYQKILWRETPDNPIETYALNTVTYGTSAAPFLAIRTLFQLAADEGENFPRAARVLREDFYVDDMLTGADTFEEAVATINEIQLLCAKGGFKLRKWATNKEGLIHALTDKAESVHLKLDLDTTIVPSRIAIFIASYDIACALSIVATIIASYRNNEEEVAECSKGHQQPEGAPTFDWISLDDPASRTTSLAEGYIASDAASTSGPSTSSEGNIAPTNSSSGPLDVLRRQGRERGSGTAQSPYE; encoded by the exons ATGGCTTCTCAAGACAAGGCGCAACCCAGCGAACGCGATCTGATTCGAAAACGCGCTACTATAAAAACCAAATTAACATTGTTCAAAG aagcgttagaattaagtgcgGAGGATAATCAGTTTGAATCACGGCTCAACGAAAGAGCCGAATTCGAAGCGCAATATTTCGAAACATTAGCTATGGCAAGGCAACTCGAGGGCGAACATGATAGGGCACAAGCTCAGGCAGACCGTCTTGCGATAAATGCACAATTGTCTCATTCTCAACAATTCTCGGGTTTGGGCGCCGGAAATTCGAACGCAGACTCTCCGTTAACGGTTCATTCGGAAACTCACACGCAGGTTAAATTACCGACCATGCAATTGCCGGAATTTAGTGGTTCTTGTGACGGATGGCCAAGTTTTTCGGACGCATTCAGGGCAGCAGTTCACGACGATGTCAAGTTGCGCGGCGTGCAGAAATTAGTTTATCTAAAATCATGCGTAAAGGGGCAAGCCGCCGGACTCATCGAATCATTAGAAACTACCGAGGCGAATTACTCGGTAGCTTGGGATATTCTCGAAAAAACGTATAACGATCCaaggattattattaacaataggaTTCAGGCATTTTTCGAACTACAAGCATGTACGCGAAACGTGAATAAGTCGTTGACGGACTTAACGCATTTAGTAACCAAGCATTACAACGCATTGAAGGCTCTCAAAAAACCGTTTCTTGAATCGTTCCCGATTTACGCAATCACAAGCAAACTAGACGATCAAACGCGATTAAAATGGAGAGAACATACTCAGGATACCGAAATCCCGAGCATGGAcgatcttttgcaatttttacatagtcgttgcaaaatattagaaccggcAAGGAACGAGCCAATTAAGGCAACCAGTCAATCTTTTACGAACCCGAACATTCGAATCCGGAAACTATCTAATTCGAACGTGCACGCCTTAACACTTTCCGTGCAAAAGGGGCGCTGCGCATTGTGCAAGGGCAATCACTACATCCAATATTGCCAGAAATTCCTAAGCACAACCGTCGAAAGACGCATCGAAATCGTGCAGAAGGCAGGCTTGTGCATAAACTGTCTCCGACCGAATCACGATGTTACAAAGTGCACCTTTGGCACATGTAAACAATGCAACGAAAAACATAATACATTGCTGCACAAGGAGCCATCGGCTAGACTTGCAACGGTCGTATCATTAAAATCGATCTTAGGCATCGAAACGTTTATTTCCACCGCGGTTGTGTATATTCCGGACAAGGCAGGTCGTCTTATTTCATGTAGAGTCATCCTAGATTCAGCATCGCAGTCAAATCTCATGACTGAACGCTTCGCAAAAAGGTTAGGCCTTTCGTTAAAGGGAACTAACATTCCAATTATAGGGGTCAACAAGGGTGTATCCAACACCATGCACTATTCGCGTGCCACTATTCAATCGCGAATTAACAAATTCACCGCAGACGCCACATTTTTCATTCTCCCCAGCATCACCGCTACGTTACCATCTAAACAAATTTCAAAGACGCAACTTCAGATTCCGTCTAACTTGCCACTGGCAGATCCTAATTTCAACGTTCCCTCCGAGATAGATGCTTTGCTCGGCGTAGATTTGTTCTACGAAGTTCAGTGCGTTGGGAAAATAAATCTTGCGAATAGTTCGCTAATCCTAAGCAAAACTAAATTTGGTTGGGTTTTAGCAGGGACGGTACCGGGCGAAAATTCTAATCAGGCAACTCATTGCCATGTAACCCGTATTTCTTTGAATGATAACATATCAAGGTTTTGGGAATTGGAAGAAATACCGCAAAGGCCTGTTCTATCAATTGACGAGAGCACATGTGAGAAACATTACGTGGAACATATCACGCGCGACTCCGTGACCGGGAAATACACTGTAAAACTCCCATTCAAATCTTTCCCACCGAATTTAGGAGATTCATATAAGGCCGCGCTTCGCAGATTTCACGCGCTAGAAACAAAACTCGCAAGGGAACCCGCACTAAGGGAAGAATATGTCAATTTTTTAAGGGAATATCAAAAATTAGGTCATATGACGAAACTCGAATCCGCTAATACGACTGAAGGGTACTATCTACCGCACCATGCAATAGTCAAGACAGACAGTCTGACTACTAAGGTACGCGTAGTATTTGATGCCTCAGCGAAAACCACATCAGGTCAATCACTAAACGACAATATTTTGACAGGCCCTACCATTCAAGAAGAGCTTTACGCACTCTTAATTAAATTTCGAACCTACACATACGTTATAACGGCTGACATAGAAAAGATGTATCGGCAGATCGAAGTCAGTTCCGATCACCGGATATACCAAAAGATTTTATGGCGCGAAACTCCAGACAATCCCATAGAGACGTACGCGCTAAATACCGTGACGTACGGTACATCTGCAGCCCCCTTTTTGGCAATTCGCACGTTATTCCAACTAGCCGCCGACGAAGGCGAAAATTTTCCACGAGCCGCACGAGTATTACGCGAGGACTTTTATGTCGACGACATGCTAACCGGCGCGGATACTTTCGAAGAGGCGGTCGCCACTATAAACGAAATTCAATTGCTCTGCGCAAAGGGGGGGTTTAAACTTCGTAAGTGGGCGACAAATAAAGAAGGATTAATTCACGCGTTAACCGACAAGGCAGAATCTGTACATCTTAAATTAGATTTAGACACAACcattgttccgtc ccggatcgcgaTCTTTATCGCGAGTTACGATATCGCTTGTGCCTTGAGCATTGTCGCGACTATTATCGCGAGTTACCGAAACAACGAAGAAGAAGTAGCTGAGTGTTCCAAAGGACATCAGCAGCCCGAGGGAGCACCTACATTTGACTGGATCAGCCTGGACGACCCAGCATCCAGAACAACCAGCCTAGCAGAAGGATACATCGCGAGCGACGCAGCTTCTACTTCTGGACCATCGACGTCATCAGAAGGGAACATCGCACCTACCAATTCCTCTTCGGGACCATTGGACGTCCTGAGAAGACAAGGCCGTGAAAGGGGTAGCGGTACTGCACAGTCTCCGTACGAGTAA
- the LOC143363883 gene encoding uncharacterized protein LOC143363883: MVKESALTNKVTKRTILSKIATLFDPLGLLGPVIVRAKLIMQTLWKLQLDWDESLPTDLHTEWVTFWEELHELQNLQIRRHVMQADCTEIQLHGFCDASERAYGACLYLRSSNKHGLIITQLIASKSRVAPLKTVTLPRLELCAAQLLAHLFASTKQALRHVNINKVFFWSDSTVALHWIKSAPHTLKTFISHRVTEIQEITDISDWRHIASAENPADFISRGMRSVDFIHCDLWHRGPSWLALEVEQWPISPLQPIDVPELRPITTLTTQIPEPDFLIRFSSFQRLKRVVAYMLRFVQNSLKKSPSSGPLSTRELNNAELRIVTLVQQQAYKSELREIKASSRISNLSSLTPILDDDGILRVGGRLKNAALPFREKHPILLPKSHLVTRLIIHEAHLKNLHAGVQATLNAIRQYYWIPQVKGVIRKIIHNCIICRRAKPVSINYPMGNLPASRVTYSRPFLRCGIDFCGPFLIKEKIHRNRGKIKVYLAVFTCFVTRAVHLEIVSDLTTEAFLAALRRFFSRRGRASDIYSDNATNFVGANKEIRELYSFLSDKTNNQAIVESLANQSITWHFIPPRSPHFGGIWEAAVKSLKHHLGRVMGEALLSFEGLLTLTAQIEAVLNSRPLTPISSDPNDLTAITPGHFLIGESLINMPDHDYAQVPDGRLSSWQYIQKIKAHFWKRWKTEYLQELTVRRKWHSGGTFHLPIGSMVILQEDNTPPMKWPLGRVTAIHPGEDGIIRVVTVKTSRGEYKRSVKRLSPLPVDM, from the coding sequence ATGGTCAAGGAGTCCGCATTAACAAATAAGGTCACTAAGCGTACTATCCTTTCTAAAATCGCGACATTATTCGATCCTCTCGGACTCTTGGGACCGGTTATTGTGCGCGCAAAATTAATCATGCAAACCTTGTGGAAACTACAACTTGATTGGGATGAATCTTTACCAACGGATCTTCATACCGAGTGGGTTACCTTTTGGGAAGAATTACATGAACTCCAAAATCTTCAAATACGTAGGCATGTTATGCAAGCGGATTGCACCGAGATTCAACTCCACGGGTTTTGCGACGCGAGTGAGCGCGCCTACGGCGCTTGTCTGTACCTGCGGTCCAGCAATAAACATGGGTTAATAATTACGCAATTAATAGCTTCCAAATCAAGAGTAGCTCCATTAAAAACCGTAACCCTTCCGAGATTAGAATTATGTGCCGCGCAACTCCTCGCACATTTATTCGCCTCCACGAAACAAGCGTTACGACAtgtcaatattaacaaagtgtTCTTCTGGTCAGATTCCACCGTAGCTTTGCACTGGATCAAATCAGCCCCTCACACATTAAAAACCTTCATATCTCATCGCGTAACGGAGATTCAGGAAATAACGGATATTAGTGACTGGCGTCACATTGCTTCCGCCGAAAATCCGGCAGATTTCATATCTCGCGGCATGCGCTCAGTCGATTTCATTCATTGCGATCTCTGGCATCGCGGGCCATCCTGGTTAGCTCTTGAAGTAGAGCAATGGCCTATTTCTCCGCTTCAACCAATCGACGTACCAGAGTTGCGTCCAATCACAACACTAACAACTCAAATACCTGAACCCGATTTTTTAATCAGGTTCTCTTCGTTTCAGCGGCTTAAACGCGTGGTCGCGTACATGCTTCGATTCGTCCAAAACAGTTTGAAAAAGAGTCCATCATCTGGACCTTTGTCAACACGGGAATTAAATAATGCAGAACTGCGAATCGTGACACTTGTTCAACAACAAGCATACAAATCCGAACTTCGCGAAATTAAGGCATCAAGTCGAATTTCTAATTTGTCATCGTTAACTCCGATTCTAGACGACGATGGCATCTTGCGAGTGGGCGGTCGTTTGAAAAACGCGGCTCTGCCCTTCCGAGAAAAACATCCAATACTATTACCTAAATCTCATTTAGTAACTAGGTTaattattcacgaagcacatCTGAAAAATCTGCACGCCGGTGTACAAGCCACATTAAATGCAATCCGCCAATACTATTGGATTCCACAAGTAAAGGGAGTAATacgaaaaataatacataactgTATTATTTGTCGTCGGGCTAAGCCGGTGTCAATAAATTATCCGATGGGAAATTTACCGGCAAGTAGAGTCACATATTCACGACCGTTTTTACGATGCGGAATTGATTTTTGCGGACCATTCCTTATTAAGGAGAAAATTCATCGAAACCGCGGAAAAATCAAGGTCTACCTAGCCGTCTTTACATGCTTCGTCACTCGAGCCGTACACTTAGAAATTGTATCGGATTTAACGACAGAAGCGTTTTTAGCGGCATTGCGTCGATTCTTTTCGAGACGAGGAAGGGCTAGCGACATTTATTCCGACAATGCGACTAATTTCGTCGGCGCTAATAAGGAAATACGAGAACTGTACAGCTTCTTGAGCGACAAAACAAATAATCAGGCAATCGTTGAATCGCTCGCGAATCAGTCAATAACGTGGCATTTCATACCACCGAGGTCGCCACATTTTGGTGGCATCTGGGAAGCTGCGGTAAAATCCCTAAAGCATCACCTCGGGCGCGTAATGGGGGAGGCACTATTGTCATTCGAAGGCCTCCTGACCTTAACAGCGCAGATTGAAGCGGTCTTAAATTCGCGTCCGCTAACACCTATCTCGAGCGATCCGAACGACCTGACGGCGATAACGCcaggtcattttttaattggcGAGTCCCTGATAAATATGCCTGACCATGATTACGCGCAGGTGCCCGACGGACGACTCTCGTCGTGGCAATATATCCAAAAGATTAAAGCACACTTCTGGAAGCGTTGGAAGACTGAATATTTACAGGAGCTGACCGTTCGTAGGAAATGGCATTCTGGCGGGACATTCCATCTGCCGATCGGATCCATGGTCATACTGCAGGAGGACAACACCCCACCGATGAAATGGCCATTGGGTCGAGTTACCGCAATTCATCCTGGCGAAGACGGTATCATTCGCGTGGTCACTGTAAAAACCTCTCGCGGCGAATACAAGCGATCAGTAAAGCGTCTTTCTCCGTTACCAGTCGACATGTAA
- the LOC143363884 gene encoding uncharacterized protein LOC143363884 encodes MADELKSFIRQRAAVKAQLTRLSNQVRESILTFEVTDIEMRQKKLEEYFQRFFIIQDQVESIQDKSDEEAIKDFEATYFECSDLLARRLRELTHRTQIQTVPTVSNASTPTITTSQDILPKIRIKQFSGNFLEWQGFYDTFRSLVHEVDTIPTIHKFHLLKSYLIGNAANVTSALSASEENYFVAWNLLRKRFDQPRKIIQCHIRALFELPEVSRDKPSSLRALAEDAEMHINALKSLGQPVEWDEMIIYIISSKLDKSTRTSWERTIEDGVLPTYHELLAFLNKYSRDEEPVKLVAHTRDNNYPKRWSDRSVKPVHRTNTFVGTKPAISCPVCKQSHYINQCTEFLKQSPRDRITTVKTLKGCLNCLNSTHFISQCRSSTCRKCGGKHHTLLHIDQSNVSNVAKVNTLNEAASPTIALTAYSKLDQEVLLSTARVKILDQKNREHECRVLLDPGSQRNFMTERLATYLRLPKKRLNVTTSGIGRQESHVKFAVEAQIGSNHSDFKCSALFLTLPEITGPLPSRTFERTILQIPNNVALADPSFNRSSKVDLLLGEYLYYKLLGKDRIRLQNETVVLQDTELGWVLSGEISDSVSTNINCHLNTQDLDAQLERFWQVEQCSVTNSCSPQEQLCEELFKQSTYRDKGGRYIVRLPFNDNKQQLGNSYDIALKRFYSLERRLQSNTELRDQYTKFLTEYETLDHMTEVEDKDCKDAGCYLPHHPVIKASSLTTKVRVVFDASAKTDTGLSLNHALMVGPTIQDDVFSLIARFRKYQYVITADIEKMFRQILVHPEDANYQKILWRKGPNEAVKSYRLNTVTYGTACAPFLAARCLQQLAEDEARSYPLAVEVIKNDFYMDDLLTGTNSSDEAAKLIEQLTDIFQRGGMNLRQWSSNKPQLLKGLQERTTDDCLCLDPQAVKKTLGIYWHPREDTIGYKVTIDNSTQNTKRLILSKIAQLFDPLGLLGPVIVKAKIIMQALWKAKLGWDDLVPSDIRDLWKTYKEQLVLLNEFSVPRETLIKEYTDVQLHGFCDASEIAYGACIYIRSSDAKNRVKINLIAAKSRVAPLKTISIPRLELCAALVLAELYNTISKSLKIQFNSVHFWSDSTITLHWIRTAPHTLKTFVANRVSKIQEVTNEYNWRHIISSDNPADCLSRGQLPSEFLANRLWQKGPTWLSELPTNWPKTTIPNIDVPEQRSIVSLATRISNSDFLNRFSSWIVLQRAIAYCVRFCKNASRCERNTGPLSIFELKRAHNCVIKNVQGRHFAKEYTNLTHRTAIHKDSKILALTPFIDDEGIIRVGGRLQNSDLRYSQRHPILLPRSDHITRLIIEYEHQRQLHTGILGTLNAVRQRYWPIDGKNLTRHIVRKCMRCFKVNPLTAPDYPMGNLPRDRVMATRPFQTTGVDFCGPFFIKEKKHRNTKKIKVYVAVFVCFVTKAIHLELVSELSTEAFIATLRRFFSRRGYASTIYSDNGTNFVGAKNKLDEIQAFLRSEQHKKPINSYLNSNGISWHFSPPRTPHFGGLWEAAVKTFKHHMYRTIGDTLFSFEVFNTYIIEIEAILNSRPLTQLSSDPNDLSALTPAHFLIGESLTNIPERDVSDIATNRLSVWEHIQKMKQHFWTRWYKEYLNELNIRSKWRNNPTAHLHIGTLILLKEDNLPPLQWKLGRITEIHPGEDNVIRVVTVKTASGCYKRGVRSIFPLPLEQSI; translated from the coding sequence ATGGCGGATGAATTAAAATCGTTTATAAGACAGCGTGCCGCCGTGAAGGCACAACTGACGCGATTAAGCAATCAGGTTCGGGAATCGATTCTCACTTTCGAGGTGACGGACATAGAGATGCGAcaaaagaaattagaagaatACTTCCAAAGGTTTTTTATAATACAAGATCAGGTTGAATCGATACAAGATAAATCAGACGAGGAGGCAATCAAAGATTTTGAAGCAACATATTTTGAATGCTCCGATTTATTGGCTAGACGATTAAGGGAGCTAACCCACAGGACTCAAATCCAAACTGTTCCGACTGTTAGTAATGCCTCAACTCCGACTATTACAACGTCACAAGATATATTACCCAAAATTCGCATTAAACAATTCAGCGGGAACTTCTTAGAGTGGCAAGGGTTTTATGATACTTTTCGATCACTAGTTCACGAGGTTGATACAATTCCTACTATCCATAAATTTCACTTGTTAAAATCATATCTAATAGGTAACGCGGCCAACGTTACTAGCGCTCTATCTGCttccgaagaaaattattttgttgcaTGGAACCTACTACGGAAAAGATTCGATCAACCGCGTAAGATCATTCAATGCCACATCCGTGCTTTATTTGAACTACCCGAGGTATCTCGAGACAAACCATCCTCATTGCGCGCTTTAGCAGAAGACGCAGAAATGCATATAAATGCGTTAAAATCATTAGGCCAACCGGTGGAATGGGATGAAATGATTATTTATATCATTTCATCAAAGCTCGACAAATCGACACGTACTTCTTGGGAGCGCACAATCGAGGATGGGGTCCTGCCGACCTATCACGAATTATTAGCCTTTTTGAACAAATATTCACGGGACGAGGAACCCGTAAAATTAGTAGCGCATACACGGGACAATAATTACCCAAAACGCTGGTCTGACAGGAGTGTTAAACCGGTACATAGAACCAATACCTTTGTCGGTACCAAGCCCGCGATTTCGTGCCCGGTATGCAAGCAATCTCATTATATTAACCAATGCACAGAATTCTTAAAACAATCTCCTCGCGACAGaataaccacagtaaaaacTCTTAAAGGCTGTCTCAATTGCCTAAATTCCACGCATTTCATTTCACAATGTCGCTCATCTACATGTAGAAAATGTGGCGGAAAACACCACACATTATTGCACATTGACCAGTCAAACGTATCGAATGTTGCGAAAGTTAATACCCTAAACGAAGCTGCATCGCCTACCATAGCGTTAACGGCCTACAGTAAATTAGATCAAGAAGTATTGCTATCCACGGCGCGAGTTAAAATTCTTGACCAAAAGAATCGAGAGCATGAATGCCGCGTTCTTTTAGACCCGGGTTCGCAGCGCAATTTTATGACCGAGAGATTAGCGACTTACCTGCGTTTACCGAAGAAACGTCTCAACGTAACGACGTCAGGTATAGGGCGTCAGGAGAGCCATGTAAAATTTGCCGTAGAGGCTCAAATCGGCTCAAATCATTCCGATTTTAAGTGTAGTGCACTATTTTTAACACTGCCAGAAATTACTGGGCCTTTACCATCGCGCACATTTGAACGAACGATATTACAAATCCCGAATAACGTAGCTTTAGCCGATCCTTCCTTTAACAGGTCTTCGAAGGTCGATCTTTTGCTTGgggaatatttatattacaagCTTTTAGGAAAGGACAGAATTAGATTACAAAACGAAACGGTCGTTCTTCAAGATACCGAGTTGGGCTGGGTGCTGTCAGGAGAAATAAGTGATTCCGTATCGACAAATATAAACTGCCATTTGAATACCCAAGATCTAGACGCGCAGTTAGAAAGATTCTGGCAAGTAGAGCAGTGTTCAGTCACAAATTCATGCTCACCGCAAGAGCAATTGTGTGaggaattgtttaaacaaagcaCCTATCGCGATAAAGGGGGTCGCTACATAGTCAGACTTCCATTCAATGACAACAAGCAACAACTCGGCAATTCTTACGATATCGCGCTAAAAAGATTTTATAGTCTAGAAAGAAGGCTACAGTCCAACACCGAATTACGCGATCAATATACCAAATTCCTAACGGAATATGAAACCTTAGATCACATGACCGAAGTAGAAGACAAGGATTGTAAAGATGCGGGTTGTTATTTACCGCATCATCCCGTAATAAAAGCTAGCAGCCTTACAACCAAGGTTAGGGTCGTTTTCGACGCGTCCGCGAAGACCGACACCGGTCTGTCCCTAAATCACGCGCTAATGGTAGGTCCGACAATTCAGGACGACGTCTTTTCATTGATTGCTCGCTTCCGCAAATACCAATACGTGATTACTGCCGATATTGAGAAGATGTTCAGGCAAATATTAGTTCACCCAGAGGACGCGAACTATCAAAAAATCCTATGGCGCAAAGGTCCAAACGAGGCGGTTAAATCATACCGCTTAAACACCGTAACCTACGGTACGGCTTGCGCTCCGTTTCTTGCGGCACGCTGCTTACAACAGCTTGCCGAGGACGAAGCACGGTCGTATCCTTTAGCAGttgaagtaattaaaaatgatttttacatGGACGATTTGTTAACTGGCACGAATTCGTCAGATGAAGCCGCGAAGTTAATAGAACAATTGActgacatttttcaaagaggaggGATGAATCTAAGACAATGGTCATCTAACAAACCACAACTGCTAAAGGGATTACAAGAGCGAACTACCGACGACTGCCTGTGTTTAGATCCGCAGGCAGTCAAAAAGACGTTAGGCATCTACTGGCATCCTCGCGAAGATACAATTGGGTATAAGGTTACAATAGATAATTCCACGCAAAACACCAAAAGATTAATTCTTTCCAAGATTGCCCAACTCTTTGACCCATTAGGATTACTGGGTCCGGTCATAGTAAAGGCAAAAATAATAATGCAAGCATTGTGGAAGGCTAAATTAGGATGGGACGATCTAGTACCGTCAGATATACGTGACCTGTGGAAAACCTACAAAGAACAACTAGTTCttctaaatgaattttcagtcCCGCGGGAAACACTAATAAAGGAGTATACAGATGTACAACTACACGGGTTCTGCGATGCCAGTGAGATAGCCTACGGCGCATGTATTTATATAAGATCAAGCGACGCCAAAAACCGCGTCAAAATCAATTTAATTGCGGCGAAATCAAGAGTCGCTCCGCTAAAAACTATATCCATACCTAGACTGGAATTATGTGCTGCCTTAGTGCTCGCGGAGTTGTACAATACGATTTCTAAATCactaaaaattcaattcaattcggTGCATTTCTGGTCTGATTCAACAATAACGTTGCACTGGATCAGAACAGCCCCACACACCTTGAAAACCTTTGTGGCAAACAGGGTATCGAAAATTCAAGAAGTCACTAATGAATACAATTGGCGGCATATAATCTCCAGTGACAACCCTGCGGATTGTCTCTCGCGTGGCCAACTACCCAGCGAGTTCTTAGCGAACCGTTTATGGCAGAAGGGTCCTACCTGGCTTTCTGAACTACCGACGAATTGGCCTAAGACTACAATTCCCAATATCGACGTGCCTGAACAACGGTCTATTGTGAGTCTAGCAACAAGGATAAGCAATTCAGATTTTTTAAACCGTTTCTCGTCGTGGATAGTTTTACAACGAGCAATAGCCTACTGTGTCCGTTTTTGCAAAAACGCTTCACGTTGTGAAAGGAATACAGGGCCACTTTCGATTTTCGAATTAAAAAGAGCACACAATTGTGTTATTAAAAACGTGCAAGGTCGACATTTTGCAAAGGAATATACCAACCTAACACACAGAACGGCAATCCATAAAGACAGTAAAATCTTGGCCTTAACGCCTTTTATTGATGATGAGGGAATTATACGCGTAGGAGGTCGTTTACAGAATTCCGATCTTCGTTATAGCCAAAGGCACCCCATACTCCTACCGCGATCAGACCACATTacgcgattaataattgaatacGAGCATCAAAGACAATTGCATACCGGTATTTTAGGCACTCTAAACGCAGTGAGACAAAGGTATTGGCCTATTGACGGAAAGAACTTAACGCGTCATATAGTTCGAAAATGTATGCGTTGCTTTAAGGTTAATCCATTGACCGCACCAGATTACCCAATGGGAAATTTACCTCGAGATAGGGTTATGGCCACAAGACCATTCCAAACAACGGGAGTAGATTTTTGCGGGCCATTctttattaaagaaaagaagCATCGTAACACAAAAAAGATTAAGGTCTATGTAGccgtatttgtttgtttcgtaACCAAGGCAATTCATCTAGAACTAGTCAGCGAATTATCCACTGAGGCCTTTATTGCCACACTGAGAAGATTCTTCTCGAGACGCGGGTATGCTAGTACAATTTATTCGGATAATGGAACAAATTTCGTCGGAGCAAAGAACAAACTAGACGAAATACAAGCATTTCTAAGGTCAGAGCAGCACAAAAAACCAATAAATAGTTATCTAAATAGTAATGGTATTTCATGGCACTTCTCACCGCCAAGAACTCCTCATTTTGGAGGCCTATGGGAGGCAGCTGTAAAAACCTTCAAACATCATATGTATCGCACGATCGGAGACACGCTGTTTTCATTCGAGGTATTCAATACGTACATAATCGAAATTGAAGCAATTTTAAACTCTCGACCCCTAACACAATTATCCTCGGATCCCAATGACCTCTCAGCCCTCACTCCGGCCCACTTCCTAATAGGTGAGTCGCTAACTAATATTCCGGAACGAGATGTGTCTGATATCGCTACCAATCGACTATCGGTGTGGGAGCATATCCAAAAAATGAAGCAACATTTTTGGACACGATGGTACAAGGAGTACCTAAACGAATTAAACATTCGGAGCAAATGGCGCAACAACCCCACCGCCCATCTTCACATTGGGACATTGATTCTACTGAAGGAGGACAACCTACCACCTCTACAGTGGAAGCTAGGACGCATAACTGAAATTCACCCTGGAGAAGACAATGTCATTCGCGTAGTTACAGTGAAAACCGCGAGTGGTTGTTATAAGCGAGGCGTCCGTTCTATTTTTCCATTGCCATTGGAACAATCCATCTAA